One part of the Plasmodium yoelii strain 17X genome assembly, chromosome: 13 genome encodes these proteins:
- a CDS encoding zinc finger protein, putative: protein MLRIETKTWTRDSHDLFDYEAQQVNKKTFLISSPIKLFRSKAQVSCVADNPQSLPNTAQDYLLSVRPEEDKYVITPAEHPLNSQYNVKKLWIIVKNLPDKCYSLHENDIIKLGRFRLKVRQFIESVDTLNSLKLYDIPSKKCEAIIDSTNIQCRICLIEGSQENDPLICPCDCKGSIKYAHLLCLRKWINGRLNLNDQLFSGSIFIKDICCELCKTKYPKSIKQNDELIQLVKIPNLKTPLIVLDNIIGQTSKGVHLISFADKTHLKLGRGHESDIRIPDVSISRYHATIKYEEGLFKLEDHNSKFGTLVALRKAREISTKDTMSLQVGRSVVNFRIDQDIPYKSGLIDVIENKEVMNTPEIPNNDDKNNPITNLQINNNISGENNTVINATNNVDSSATNNVTNNFGRNNYEPNQFGNFPNETNIIQNSFRVDNLTPLLNYQNEYRIFGIRNCYNLIEQMNNQQLPSQLNCPDITMLNNFENIQACNNNTIINEHINIPITGNINEQINHENHQHIHNFNNNTITNDQNSDESDQNNNDQQNDEENTPDEPDHINVNNNDEDDHSNSGANCGGNNSSYTNNNNNSNNNNNNNNTNNNNNNGSNGNCKGCRNHSNDNGSNDNNYTDGNNRGNNNNRNNYSVNPKRRNSNGNYYGDNTNGKNNRDISANKNTKNHIRNNIINYNFSSSHNIKNLENEFNIGICDRNHNINNENICNNHLFSSNNNNNIHCLNASFDPTLCNIYNHGNYLCENNRDINFFVNKKKNERLYYNSNNGNQRLSRSYNSFDRINLSPNSEYINYDQINMQNYEFFNNSKASNLINFYIKSGMNNAGYYCNNNNNNNNIENNTTATCNHNHNTWLDKRIYNPVNKANFENNLNGNFSLQSFYNINKKNEELFKMQF, encoded by the exons AT GTTGAGAATTGAAACAAAAACATGGACTCGAGATAGCCATGATCTATTTGATTATGAAGCTCAGcaagtaaataaaaaaacatttttaatttcatcgccaataaaattatttcgTTCAAAAGCACAGGTTTCCTGTGTAGCCGATAATCCACAAAGTTTACCTAATACAGCACAAGATTATCTCTTATCAGTTCGGCCAGAAGAAG ataaatatgtaataacCCCAGCAGAACACCCATTAAATAGCCAATACAATGTGAAAAAATTGTGGATTATTGTGAAGAATTTACCTGATAAATGTTATTCATTACATGAAAATGATATCATAAAATTAGGGAGATTTCGACTTAAAGTACGTCAATTTATAGAATCAGTTGATAcattaaattcattaaaattatatgacaTTCCATCTAAAAAATGTGAAGCAATTATAGACTCAACTAATATTCAATGCCGAATTTGCCTAATTGAGGGGAGTCAAGAAAATGACCCATTAATATGCCCATGTGATTGTAAAGGTTCTATTAAGTATGCACATTTATTATGTTTAAGAAAATGGATAAATGGACgattaaatttaaatgatcAATTATTTTCTGGttcaatatttataaaagataTATGTTGTGAATTATGCAAAACAAAATATCCCAAAAgtataaaacaaaatgatgAATTAATACAATTAGTAAAAATACCCAATTTAAAAACACCTTTAATAGTATTAGATAATATAATAGGGCAAACAAGTAAAGGTGTACATTTAATAAGTTTTGCTGATAAAACGCATTTAAAATTAGGTAGAGGCCATGAATCAGATATTAGAATACCTGATGTTTCTATTTCTAGATATCATGCtactataaaatatgaagaaGGGTTATTCAAATTAGAAGATCATAATTCGAAATTTGGGACTTTAGTAGCTTTAAGAAAAGCTAGAGAAATATCTACTAAAGATACCATGTCATTACAAGTAGGAAGAAGTGTTGTGAATTTTAGAATTGATCAAGATATTCCATATAAAAGTGGATTAATTGAtgttattgaaaataaagaagttATGAATACACCTGAAATtccaaataatgatgataaaaataatccCATCAcaaatttacaaataaataataatatatcagGAGAAAATAATACAGTCATTAATGCAACTAATAATGTTGATAGCAGTGCCACAAATAATGTGACAAATAATTTTGGCCGAAATAATTATGAACCAAATCAATTTGGTAATTTTCCAAATGAAACGAATATTATCCAAAATTCATTTAGAGTTGATAATTTAACGCCATTATTAAACTATCAAAATGAATACAGAATATTTGGTATTAGAAATTGCTATAACTTAATCGAACAAATGAATAACCAACAATTACCTTCTCAATTAAATTGCCCTGATATTACAATGTTAaacaattttgaaaatatccaagcatgtaataataatacaattattaacgaacatataaatattcctATTACtggaaatataaatgaacaaATAAATCATGAAAACCATCaacatatacataatttcaATAATAATACTATTACTAATGATCAAAATTCAGATGAATCTGATCAAAATAACAATGATCAacaaaatgatgaagaaaatacCCCCGATGAACCCGACCatataaatgttaataataatgacgaAGATGATCATAGTAATAGCGGAGCTAACTGTGGTGGAAATAACAGTAGCTACaccaataataataacaatagtaacaacaataataataacaataataccaacaataataataataatggaagTAATGGTAATTGTAAGGGGTGCCGAAATCATAGCAATGATAATGGTAGTAACGATAATAATTATACCGACGGAAATAATAgaggaaataataataacagaAATAATTATAGTGTAAATCCTAAAAGAAGAAATTCAAATGGTAATTATTATGGTGATAATacaaatggaaaaaataacaGAGATATCAgtgcaaataaaaatactaaaaaccatattagaaataatataataaattacaaTTTTAGTAGTAgtcataatataaaaaacttaGAAAATGAATTTAATATTGGTATTTGTGATAGAAatcataatattaataatgaaaatatatgcaaCAATCATCTTTttagtagtaataataacaacAATATACATTGTCTTAATGCATCATTCGATCCAACCttatgtaatatatacaatcatggaaattatttatgtgaaaataatagagatataaatttttttgtaaataaaaaaaaaaatgaacgtttatattataattctaATAATGGAAACCAACGTTTATCACGTTCATATAACAGTTTTGACAGAATAAATTTATCCCCCAATAgtgaatatattaattatgatcaaataaatatgcaaaattacgaattttttaataattcaaaagcttcaaatttgataaatttttacataaaaaGTGGAATGAATAATGCTGGGTattattgtaataataataataataataataacattgaAAATAACACAACTGCCACTTGCAATCATAATCACAATACTTGGTTAGATAAACGTATATATAATCCCGTAAATAAAgcaaattttgaaaataatttaaatggaAATTTCTCATTACAatctttttataatataaataaaaaaaatgaagaattatttaaaatgcAATTCTAA